A stretch of the Catenulispora sp. EB89 genome encodes the following:
- a CDS encoding type I polyketide synthase yields MDVSAARTDVAVVGMACRFPGVSGLEEFWRLLVDGRSTVGSFPGQRGGFPQNTADPDAATLSSGSFFEAVDGFDAGFFGTGPAEAAAMDPVQRLGLELAWEAVEDARMPASALAGRQVDVVVGAAPSGYEQLRAASGSDRDDHYAALGSSGALVANRISNLFDVRGMSFCADSGQSSSLVALALACDRIRGGAVETVLAGGVQLIVDPASGAGLANLGVLSPDGRSHTFDARANGFVRGEGGAFVVLKRLDLAVADGDHVYAVVRGWGVGGTGAAARMPDPSPSAQAATVLTALRSADVPFDGVDYVEAHGTGTRRGDPAEIAGLREVSRRSGRDHVLAIGSVKTNVGHLEAAAGITGFVKTALCLDRARLVPSLNFESPNPDIPRLLEDFEVVVRARPWPGGPDRPRRAGVSSFGMGGTNAHAILEQAPEPRRTPESDSDSATGPGPGTGPDTSAEPVHEAGGAPGMLPWVLSARSASALREQAERLRDFMAVESALSVADIGYSLTATRSSFEHRAVVLGTDRAELLAGLDTVAADRNAARLVRGVATAPTGPVVFVFPGQGSQWPGMGRRLYAESEVFASSIDECARALAPWVDWSLVDVVTGVESTASLEGRDDVIQPALWAMMVSLARVWQSLGVVPQAVVGHSQGEIAAACVSGALSVEDAARVVAVRSKALIELAGSGGLHAVGASRAWAEERLERWPGRLSLAAVNGPSSVLVSGEVEALEEFAAGAEDEGVRVRRVRVDYAAHSHQVERIQKRLSADTEGLDPRPPTVEFHSTVTGGPLGPRLLDGSYWYDNLRSTVRFGEVAENLMRAGAVLVEVSPHPVLAVAMAETADASQTSPVLADTLHKDDGSAGRILASLAELHVRGVPVDWDAVFAAHRPRRVALPTYAFQRQRFWLTAPEATGDAGASGFAAADLISESSVLELVCAEAAAVLNEQDSALTGGDLASGSTRTFKDLGFDSSMAVRLRNRLIAAGGVRLPATVAFTYPTPHALSRHLFSVLAPAEPAAPDPVDTPSEDRSDDDIFELIDRGYV; encoded by the coding sequence ATGGATGTGAGCGCCGCGCGCACCGATGTCGCCGTGGTCGGGATGGCGTGCCGGTTCCCCGGAGTGTCCGGCCTGGAGGAGTTCTGGAGGCTGCTCGTCGACGGCCGGTCGACCGTCGGGAGTTTTCCCGGGCAGCGCGGCGGCTTCCCGCAGAACACTGCCGATCCCGACGCCGCCACGCTGAGTTCGGGGTCGTTCTTCGAGGCCGTCGACGGGTTCGACGCGGGGTTCTTCGGAACCGGTCCGGCCGAGGCCGCCGCCATGGATCCGGTGCAGCGGCTGGGGTTGGAGCTGGCCTGGGAGGCTGTCGAGGACGCCCGGATGCCGGCGTCCGCGCTGGCCGGCCGCCAGGTCGACGTGGTGGTCGGCGCCGCGCCCTCCGGGTACGAGCAGCTGCGTGCGGCGTCCGGCAGCGACCGGGACGACCACTACGCCGCGCTCGGGTCCAGCGGCGCCCTGGTCGCCAACCGGATCTCGAACCTGTTCGACGTCCGGGGCATGAGCTTCTGCGCGGACTCCGGCCAGTCCTCCTCGCTGGTGGCGCTGGCGCTGGCGTGCGACCGGATCCGCGGCGGCGCGGTCGAGACGGTGCTCGCCGGCGGCGTGCAGTTGATCGTCGATCCGGCGTCCGGTGCCGGGCTGGCGAACCTGGGCGTCCTGTCGCCCGACGGCCGCTCCCACACTTTCGACGCGCGGGCCAACGGCTTCGTCCGGGGCGAGGGCGGGGCGTTCGTCGTGCTGAAGCGGCTCGACTTGGCGGTCGCCGACGGCGACCACGTCTACGCGGTGGTCCGCGGCTGGGGCGTCGGCGGGACCGGCGCCGCCGCGCGGATGCCGGATCCCAGCCCGAGTGCGCAGGCGGCAACCGTGCTGACGGCTCTGCGGAGCGCGGACGTCCCCTTCGACGGCGTCGACTATGTCGAGGCGCACGGCACCGGTACCCGGCGCGGCGATCCGGCGGAGATCGCCGGGCTGCGTGAGGTGTCCCGGCGCAGCGGCCGCGATCATGTGCTGGCGATCGGCTCGGTGAAGACGAACGTCGGGCACCTGGAGGCGGCCGCCGGGATCACCGGCTTCGTCAAGACGGCGCTGTGCCTGGACCGGGCGCGGCTGGTGCCGAGCCTGAACTTCGAGTCGCCGAACCCTGACATCCCGCGCTTGCTGGAGGACTTCGAGGTCGTCGTCCGCGCACGGCCCTGGCCCGGTGGGCCGGACCGGCCTCGGCGGGCCGGGGTGTCGTCGTTCGGGATGGGTGGTACGAACGCGCACGCGATCCTCGAACAGGCCCCGGAACCGCGGCGCACACCGGAATCCGACAGCGACAGCGCCACTGGCCCCGGCCCCGGCACCGGCCCCGACACCAGCGCCGAGCCGGTGCACGAGGCCGGCGGCGCTCCCGGGATGCTGCCGTGGGTGCTGTCGGCGCGGTCGGCGTCGGCGCTGCGGGAGCAGGCAGAGCGGCTGCGGGACTTCATGGCGGTCGAGTCCGCGCTGTCGGTGGCCGACATCGGGTACTCGCTGACGGCGACCCGTTCGTCGTTCGAGCATCGGGCGGTGGTGCTCGGCACGGACCGGGCCGAGTTGCTGGCCGGTCTCGACACTGTGGCCGCGGATCGCAATGCGGCGCGTTTGGTACGTGGTGTGGCCACGGCGCCGACCGGGCCGGTCGTCTTCGTGTTTCCGGGCCAGGGATCGCAGTGGCCTGGCATGGGGCGGCGGCTCTACGCCGAGTCGGAGGTCTTCGCGTCCTCGATCGACGAGTGCGCGCGGGCGCTGGCGCCGTGGGTGGACTGGTCGCTGGTCGACGTGGTGACCGGCGTGGAGTCCACGGCGTCGTTGGAAGGCCGCGACGACGTGATCCAGCCGGCGCTGTGGGCGATGATGGTGTCCCTGGCGCGGGTGTGGCAGTCGCTGGGGGTGGTCCCTCAGGCCGTGGTGGGGCACTCGCAGGGCGAGATCGCCGCGGCGTGCGTTTCCGGCGCGCTGTCCGTCGAGGACGCGGCGCGGGTCGTCGCCGTGCGCAGCAAGGCCCTGATCGAGCTGGCGGGCTCGGGCGGACTTCATGCGGTGGGCGCGTCCCGGGCCTGGGCCGAGGAGCGGCTGGAGCGGTGGCCGGGCCGGCTTTCCCTGGCCGCCGTCAACGGGCCGAGCTCGGTGCTGGTCTCCGGCGAGGTCGAGGCGCTGGAGGAATTCGCGGCCGGAGCCGAAGACGAAGGTGTTCGAGTACGGCGGGTCCGCGTGGACTACGCGGCGCATTCCCACCAGGTCGAGCGCATCCAGAAGCGGCTGTCGGCGGACACCGAGGGTCTGGACCCACGGCCGCCGACGGTGGAGTTCCACTCCACGGTGACCGGCGGACCGCTCGGTCCGCGCCTGCTCGACGGCTCCTACTGGTACGACAACCTGCGCTCGACGGTGCGCTTCGGCGAGGTGGCCGAGAACCTGATGCGGGCCGGAGCGGTGCTCGTCGAAGTCAGCCCGCATCCGGTGCTCGCCGTGGCGATGGCGGAGACGGCTGACGCGTCGCAGACCTCGCCGGTGCTGGCCGACACCCTGCACAAGGACGACGGGAGCGCCGGCCGGATCCTGGCGTCGCTGGCCGAGCTGCATGTGCGGGGCGTGCCGGTGGACTGGGACGCGGTGTTCGCCGCGCACCGGCCGCGCCGGGTCGCCCTGCCGACCTACGCGTTCCAACGCCAGAGGTTCTGGCTGACCGCCCCCGAGGCAACCGGCGATGCCGGTGCCAGCGGGTTCGCGGCTGCGGATCTGATCTCCGAGTCATCGGTCCTGGAGCTCGTGTGCGCCGAGGCCGCGGCGGTCCTGAACGAGCAGGACTCGGCGCTGACCGGCGGCGATCTGGCTTCCGGATCGACCCGGACGTTCAAGGACCTGGGCTTCGACTCCTCGATGGCGGTGCGGCTGCGCAACCGCCTCATCGCGGCCGGCGGAGTGCGGCTTCCGGCGACGGTGGCGTTCACCTATCCCACCCCGCATGCGCTCAGCCGGCACCTCTTCTCCGTTCTCGCACCGGCGGAACCCGCTGCTCCGGACCCGGTGGACACACCGTCGGAAGACCGCAGCGACGACGACATTTTCGAACTGATCGACCGCGGATACGTCTAG